Proteins from one Paraburkholderia sp. BL10I2N1 genomic window:
- a CDS encoding fumarylacetoacetate hydrolase family protein, protein MKLATLKDGTRDGQLIVVSRDLHIAAIADAIAPTLQRVLDDWTFYAPQLIDLYDALNQGRARNAFAFDAKACMAPLPRAFQWADSSSYVNHVELVRRARGAEMPPEFWTDPLMYQGGSDDFMGPKDDIVCASEAFGIDFEAEVAVITGDIRMGATPDQALKGVRLVTLANDVSLRNLIPAELAKGFGFFQSKPATSFAPVAVTPDELAGHWREGRVHRPMIVHWNGKKVGQPDAGTDMVFHFGQLIAHAVKTRNVRAGTIVGSGTVSNKDAKRGYCCIAEKRCLETIEHGAPQTEFMKYGDTVKIEMFDEAGKSIFGSIEQAVAPLDGAH, encoded by the coding sequence ATGAAACTTGCCACGCTGAAGGACGGCACACGCGACGGTCAGCTGATCGTCGTGTCCCGCGACCTGCACATTGCGGCGATCGCCGATGCGATCGCGCCGACGCTGCAGCGCGTCCTCGACGACTGGACGTTCTACGCGCCGCAACTGATCGATCTGTACGACGCGCTCAACCAGGGGCGTGCCCGCAATGCCTTCGCGTTTGACGCGAAGGCCTGCATGGCACCGCTGCCGCGGGCGTTCCAGTGGGCCGACAGCTCGTCGTATGTGAACCACGTCGAACTGGTGCGCCGCGCGCGCGGCGCGGAGATGCCGCCTGAATTCTGGACCGACCCGCTGATGTACCAGGGCGGCAGCGACGACTTCATGGGACCGAAGGACGACATTGTCTGCGCGTCCGAGGCGTTCGGCATCGACTTCGAAGCGGAGGTCGCCGTCATCACCGGCGATATACGAATGGGCGCAACGCCCGACCAGGCCTTGAAGGGCGTGCGTCTCGTGACACTCGCAAACGACGTCTCGCTGCGCAATCTGATTCCCGCCGAACTTGCGAAGGGCTTTGGATTTTTCCAGAGCAAGCCGGCCACGTCGTTCGCGCCGGTTGCGGTGACGCCCGACGAGCTCGCCGGGCACTGGCGCGAAGGCCGCGTGCACCGGCCGATGATCGTGCACTGGAACGGCAAAAAGGTCGGCCAACCGGATGCCGGCACCGACATGGTGTTCCACTTCGGCCAGCTCATCGCGCACGCAGTGAAGACGCGCAATGTGCGGGCCGGGACGATCGTCGGTTCGGGCACGGTTTCGAACAAGGACGCAAAGCGCGGCTACTGCTGTATCGCCGAGAAGCGCTGCCTCGAGACGATCGAGCACGGTGCGCCGCAGACGGAGTTCATGAAGTACGGCGATACGGTGAAGATCGAAATGTTCGATGAAGCGGGCAAGTCGATCTTCGGCTCGATCGAGCAGGCTGTCGCGCCGCTCGACGGCGCGCATTGA
- a CDS encoding ABC transporter substrate-binding protein → MLRFRSSIPEPGRPRTLTLHALTPQRLVALVAFAFCAALPGVSLAQVKIGLVLSLTGPAASLGIPARDTVALLPKEMAGQKIEYLVLDDASDTTQAVQNTKKLISEEHVDAIIGSSTTPNTLAMIDVVAEGQTPTISLASSAKIIEPVDAKRHWMFKTPQTDAMMASAIAEHASEHGVKTMAYIGQADALGDTFYAEVAKFAQLRGINLVANERFNRTDPSVTGQILKIMSANPDAVVVGAAGTPAALPPKTLKSRGYKGLIYHNHGVGNNDFLRVCGADCNGTFLPASPVLVAAQLPEDHPAKRLALDYISRFEALHGAGSVSAFGSYTWDAGLLLGTAVPIALMAAAPGTSEFRQALRDALEATRGLATSNGIVNMSMTDHLGLDQRARVMVQIREGKWVYQAR, encoded by the coding sequence ATGCTGCGATTCCGGTCGTCCATTCCCGAGCCTGGGCGTCCCAGAACATTGACGCTCCACGCACTCACACCGCAGCGGCTGGTGGCGCTCGTGGCCTTTGCATTCTGCGCTGCGCTGCCGGGCGTCTCGCTCGCGCAGGTGAAGATCGGGCTGGTGCTGTCGCTGACCGGTCCGGCTGCTTCGCTCGGCATTCCCGCGCGCGACACGGTCGCGCTTCTGCCAAAGGAAATGGCGGGCCAGAAAATCGAGTACCTCGTGCTCGACGACGCTTCGGACACCACCCAGGCCGTCCAGAATACGAAGAAGCTGATCTCCGAGGAGCACGTCGACGCAATCATCGGTTCGTCGACCACGCCGAACACGCTCGCGATGATCGACGTCGTTGCCGAAGGCCAGACGCCGACGATTTCGCTGGCATCGTCGGCGAAGATCATCGAACCGGTCGACGCAAAACGCCACTGGATGTTCAAGACTCCACAGACCGACGCGATGATGGCCTCGGCGATAGCCGAGCACGCGAGCGAACACGGCGTGAAGACGATGGCCTACATTGGCCAGGCCGACGCGCTCGGCGACACGTTCTACGCCGAAGTCGCGAAGTTCGCGCAGCTGCGTGGCATCAACCTGGTGGCGAACGAGCGCTTCAATCGCACCGACCCGAGCGTCACCGGGCAGATCCTGAAGATCATGTCGGCCAATCCCGATGCGGTCGTCGTGGGCGCCGCGGGCACGCCTGCCGCGTTGCCGCCGAAGACGCTGAAGTCGCGCGGCTATAAAGGCTTGATCTATCACAACCACGGCGTGGGCAATAACGACTTCCTGCGCGTCTGTGGCGCGGACTGCAACGGCACGTTCCTGCCAGCGAGCCCGGTGCTGGTTGCCGCCCAGCTGCCCGAGGATCACCCGGCAAAGCGCCTCGCGCTCGACTACATCTCGCGCTTCGAGGCGTTGCACGGTGCGGGCAGCGTATCGGCGTTCGGCTCCTACACCTGGGATGCTGGCCTGCTGCTCGGCACCGCGGTGCCGATCGCGCTCATGGCCGCCGCGCCGGGTACGTCTGAATTCCGTCAGGCTCTGCGCGATGCGCTCGAGGCGACACGCGGTCTGGCGACCTCCAACGGCATCGTCAACATGAGCATGACGGATCACCTCGGACTCGATCAGCGTGCCCGTGTGATGGTGCAGATTCGCGAAGGGAAATGGGTTTATCAGGCGCGCTAA
- a CDS encoding enoyl-CoA hydratase/isomerase family protein, giving the protein MSHESPTTNPAFYAGYHALRLRHHPHGILEIVMSGEGANRSGLATADARMHRELADIWRDIDRDPHTRVAVIRGEGKGFSAGGDLHLVEQMATDFDVRTRVWREARDLVYNVINCSKPVVSAIHGPAVGAGLVAGLLADISIAAKTARIIDGHTRLGVAAGDHAAIVWPLLCGMAKAKYYLMLCEPVSGEEAERIGLVSLAVDENDLLPKAFEVAQKLAGGSQTAIRWTKYALNNWLRSAGPTFDTSLALEFMGFAGPDVREGVSSLRERRAPDFKGGDPF; this is encoded by the coding sequence ATGTCTCACGAATCACCCACCACTAACCCTGCCTTTTACGCCGGCTATCACGCGCTGCGTCTCAGGCATCATCCGCACGGCATTCTTGAAATCGTCATGAGCGGGGAGGGCGCGAACAGGAGCGGCCTCGCCACCGCCGACGCGCGAATGCACCGCGAACTGGCCGATATCTGGCGCGACATCGATCGCGACCCGCACACGCGCGTCGCGGTGATTCGCGGGGAAGGCAAGGGCTTTTCGGCGGGCGGCGATCTGCATCTGGTCGAGCAGATGGCCACCGATTTCGACGTGCGCACGCGCGTCTGGCGCGAGGCGCGCGATCTCGTCTACAACGTGATCAACTGCAGCAAGCCGGTGGTGTCGGCGATCCACGGCCCGGCGGTCGGCGCGGGTCTCGTCGCCGGACTGCTCGCGGATATCTCGATCGCGGCGAAAACGGCGCGGATCATCGACGGCCATACCCGCCTCGGCGTCGCCGCCGGCGATCACGCAGCGATCGTCTGGCCGCTCCTGTGCGGGATGGCGAAGGCCAAGTACTACCTGATGCTGTGCGAGCCGGTGAGCGGCGAAGAGGCGGAGCGCATCGGGCTGGTGTCGCTTGCCGTCGACGAAAACGATCTGCTGCCGAAGGCCTTCGAAGTGGCCCAGAAGTTGGCGGGCGGTTCGCAGACGGCGATCCGCTGGACCAAGTACGCGTTGAACAACTGGCTGCGCTCGGCGGGGCCGACGTTCGACACATCGCTCGCGCTCGAATTCATGGGCTTCGCCGGACCTGACGTGCGCGAAGGCGTGAGTTCGCTGCGCGAGCGGCGCGCGCCCGACTTCAAGGGCGGTGATCCGTTCTGA
- a CDS encoding PhaM family polyhydroxyalkanoate granule multifunctional regulatory protein → MTDTPGTTPPFPGFAGFPPAELLDRMWDMMRLTPFGSAFPGAQPGGAQGLGPSLSMMSDMMAPLTNVEELDKRITDMRAVEQWLKLNLNMLQSAIQALEVQRATLATLRAFGAFAQTSMSAPAAASAATSTPSWMSRTEAPAAPAAGQAAPEAEPGETNETGSATEVPTFDTSAWWSLLQSQFNQLAQFAMAQTPAPGATATAEDIAEAAEGPDGPEASGAAKAPRAADASVAKKSAAAKRPATKRAPSAKSSTGTSAVKKAVPSSGA, encoded by the coding sequence ATGACCGATACACCCGGCACGACGCCGCCTTTTCCCGGCTTTGCTGGTTTCCCGCCAGCCGAATTGCTTGACCGCATGTGGGACATGATGCGGCTCACGCCTTTCGGTTCGGCGTTTCCCGGCGCGCAGCCGGGTGGTGCGCAAGGCCTTGGGCCATCGCTGTCGATGATGTCCGACATGATGGCGCCGCTCACGAACGTCGAGGAGCTCGACAAGCGCATCACCGACATGCGCGCCGTCGAGCAGTGGCTCAAGCTGAATCTGAACATGCTGCAGTCGGCGATCCAGGCGCTGGAAGTACAGCGTGCGACGCTGGCCACGCTGCGCGCGTTCGGCGCCTTTGCGCAGACGTCGATGAGCGCGCCTGCGGCAGCGTCGGCAGCAACATCGACGCCTTCGTGGATGTCGCGCACAGAAGCGCCCGCAGCGCCTGCCGCCGGGCAGGCTGCGCCTGAGGCCGAGCCGGGCGAGACCAACGAAACGGGCAGTGCGACGGAAGTGCCCACCTTCGATACTTCGGCGTGGTGGAGTCTTTTGCAGTCGCAGTTCAACCAGCTGGCGCAGTTCGCGATGGCCCAGACCCCGGCACCTGGTGCGACCGCCACGGCCGAAGACATTGCCGAAGCCGCAGAAGGGCCGGACGGTCCCGAGGCATCTGGGGCGGCTAAAGCGCCCCGCGCAGCGGACGCTTCCGTCGCGAAAAAGTCTGCTGCCGCGAAACGCCCTGCTACGAAGCGCGCACCATCGGCAAAGAGTAGTACCGGCACGAGCGCCGTGAAGAAAGCAGTCCCATCCTCCGGGGCATGA
- a CDS encoding ferritin-like domain-containing protein — translation MNTMLYPELYKSLESVRWDMEKDIPWDKFDASLLTDEQAATIKMNAITEWSALPATEMFLRDNHHDSDFSAFMSVWFFEEQKHSLVLMEYLRRFKPELCPTEEELHAVRFEFDPAPPLETLMLHFCGEIRLNHWYRRAAEWHTEPVIKAIYETISRDEARHGGAYLRYMKKAMAQTGDIARAAFAKIGVLMASARRTEKPLHPTNLHVNQALFPRDTIQSRLPDPEWLERWLDEQIRFDDGWEKKVVERILHNLSILFERTFNTAQELNRYRKEVVARLQASQGVTEQQQPA, via the coding sequence ATGAACACCATGCTTTATCCGGAACTTTACAAATCGCTCGAATCCGTTCGATGGGACATGGAGAAAGACATTCCCTGGGATAAATTCGACGCATCGCTGCTCACCGACGAGCAGGCGGCAACGATCAAGATGAACGCAATCACCGAATGGTCCGCGTTGCCCGCCACGGAAATGTTCCTGCGCGATAACCACCATGACAGCGATTTCTCGGCATTCATGAGCGTGTGGTTTTTCGAAGAACAGAAGCACTCTCTGGTGTTGATGGAATACCTGCGCCGCTTCAAACCGGAACTCTGCCCGACCGAGGAAGAACTGCACGCGGTGCGCTTTGAATTCGATCCGGCGCCGCCGCTTGAAACGCTGATGTTGCATTTCTGCGGTGAAATCCGCCTGAATCACTGGTATCGCCGCGCGGCCGAATGGCACACCGAGCCGGTCATCAAGGCCATCTACGAAACGATTTCGCGCGACGAAGCGCGTCATGGCGGCGCCTACCTGCGCTACATGAAGAAGGCGATGGCGCAGACGGGCGATATCGCCCGCGCGGCATTCGCGAAGATCGGCGTGTTGATGGCGTCGGCGCGCCGCACCGAAAAGCCGCTGCATCCGACCAACCTGCACGTCAATCAGGCGCTGTTCCCGCGTGACACGATCCAGTCGCGTCTGCCGGATCCGGAATGGCTGGAACGCTGGCTCGACGAACAGATCCGTTTCGACGACGGCTGGGAAAAGAAGGTGGTCGAACGCATCCTGCACAACCTGTCGATCCTGTTCGAGCGCACGTTCAATACGGCGCAGGAACTGAACCGCTATCGCAAGGAAGTAGTCGCACGTCTGCAGGCATCGCAGGGTGTGACCGAGCAGCAACAACCTGCCTGA
- the rfaE2 gene encoding D-glycero-beta-D-manno-heptose 1-phosphate adenylyltransferase — MPATFERKITTREALTQIRSSLPGPVVFTNGVFDILHRGHVTYLADAKALGACLVVGVNSDASVRMLGKGDDRPINNDADRMALLAALESVDWVVRFEERTPIALIEAVHPDILVKGGDYDMDTLPESALVRGWGGRALAIPFEHDRSTTALLSKVRAQG, encoded by the coding sequence ATGCCTGCTACATTCGAACGCAAGATCACGACCCGCGAAGCGCTCACCCAGATCCGTTCCTCGCTGCCCGGCCCGGTGGTCTTCACCAACGGCGTGTTTGACATCCTGCATCGCGGCCATGTCACGTATCTCGCGGACGCCAAAGCGCTGGGTGCGTGTCTGGTCGTCGGTGTGAACAGCGATGCTTCGGTGCGTATGCTCGGCAAGGGCGACGATCGCCCGATCAACAACGACGCTGACCGGATGGCGCTGCTTGCGGCGCTGGAGAGTGTCGACTGGGTTGTGCGCTTCGAAGAGCGGACGCCGATCGCGCTGATCGAAGCCGTGCACCCTGACATCCTCGTCAAGGGCGGCGACTACGACATGGATACGCTACCCGAATCCGCTCTGGTGCGCGGCTGGGGCGGCCGCGCGCTAGCGATTCCATTCGAGCACGACCGCTCGACGACCGCTTTGCTCAGCAAGGTTCGCGCGCAGGGCTGA
- a CDS encoding type III pantothenate kinase, producing MSGAPFLLIDAGNSRVKWALVDAHGTRTHAGAFEHGTRTTDDAPDIARSADEPDWSPLPTPGSAWISNVAGDAVARRIDALLSARWPSLPRTTIRAVAQQCGVTNGYTAPSALGSDRWAGLIGAHAAFPGEPLLIATFGTATTLEALRADGTFVGGLIAPGWSLMMRSLGEHTAQLPTLDATSARDLLASGTRRGPTFATDTHSSLSAGCALAQAGLIERMWHDLTETWQVPVRLVIGGGAADEVTAALKVPHTRHDSLVLSGLALIAAEDSGAQPA from the coding sequence ATGAGCGGTGCACCCTTTCTGCTGATCGACGCCGGCAACAGCCGGGTCAAGTGGGCGCTTGTCGACGCGCACGGCACCCGTACGCATGCCGGCGCATTTGAACACGGCACCCGCACGACGGACGATGCCCCCGATATCGCACGTTCGGCGGACGAACCCGACTGGTCGCCATTGCCGACGCCTGGCAGCGCGTGGATTTCGAACGTCGCCGGCGATGCGGTCGCGCGCCGCATCGACGCGCTGCTCAGCGCGCGCTGGCCTTCCCTGCCGCGCACGACGATCCGCGCCGTCGCCCAGCAATGCGGGGTCACGAACGGTTATACGGCACCGTCGGCGCTCGGTAGCGACCGTTGGGCCGGATTGATCGGCGCGCATGCGGCGTTTCCTGGCGAGCCCTTGCTGATCGCGACATTCGGCACGGCAACCACACTCGAAGCACTGCGTGCGGACGGCACGTTTGTCGGCGGCCTGATCGCCCCCGGCTGGTCGCTGATGATGCGCTCACTCGGCGAACACACTGCACAACTGCCGACGCTCGACGCAACATCCGCCCGCGACCTGCTGGCGAGCGGCACGCGCCGTGGCCCGACGTTCGCGACGGATACACACAGTTCGCTGTCCGCAGGTTGCGCGCTGGCACAGGCCGGCTTGATTGAACGGATGTGGCACGACCTGACGGAAACGTGGCAGGTGCCGGTACGGCTCGTAATCGGCGGCGGTGCGGCCGATGAAGTGACCGCCGCGCTCAAGGTCCCGCATACCCGCCACGACTCGCTCGTGCTATCCGGCCTTGCATTGATCGCCGCCGAAGACAGCGGTGCACAGCCCGCGTGA
- a CDS encoding biotin--[acetyl-CoA-carboxylase] ligase: protein MNPRTTPTDAAPPGEWRIDRERAVTLFGPAALAWPIEIVEETGSTNADLMAHLKSLPRKASALPRPMVRVAYLQTAGRGRRGRPWYAEPGNALLFSVGCVLPRPLEGLAGLSLAVGVALVDGLRSLPLNAPGQISLKWPNDVLFEGDKLAGILIETAWSTADASAVVIGIGTNVKGADELAAKVGALNADAPPQARGTTPTALSRALPNANLTDTLAAELNALEPALQRFASGGFAPFRQRWNACHGYAGREVVLIEQGVEVSRGIAAGVDESGQLLLDTASGREAISTGDVSLRLADGHA from the coding sequence ATGAATCCAAGGACCACCCCTACCGACGCCGCTCCGCCCGGCGAATGGCGCATCGACCGCGAACGCGCGGTCACGCTGTTCGGTCCCGCCGCGCTTGCCTGGCCGATCGAAATCGTCGAAGAAACCGGCTCTACCAACGCCGATCTGATGGCTCACCTCAAGTCGTTACCGCGCAAGGCCAGTGCCCTGCCCCGGCCGATGGTCCGCGTCGCCTATCTCCAGACCGCCGGCCGCGGACGACGCGGACGCCCCTGGTATGCCGAACCCGGCAACGCACTGCTGTTTTCCGTCGGCTGCGTGCTGCCGCGTCCGCTCGAAGGGCTGGCGGGGCTCAGCCTCGCGGTGGGCGTCGCGCTGGTCGATGGCCTGCGCTCGCTGCCGCTTAACGCGCCGGGTCAGATCTCGCTGAAGTGGCCCAACGACGTGCTCTTCGAAGGCGACAAGCTCGCCGGCATCCTCATCGAAACGGCATGGAGCACAGCCGATGCGAGCGCGGTGGTGATCGGCATCGGTACGAACGTGAAAGGCGCCGACGAACTCGCCGCGAAGGTCGGTGCACTGAACGCCGACGCGCCACCACAAGCCCGTGGCACGACGCCGACCGCACTATCGCGCGCACTGCCGAACGCCAATCTCACCGATACCCTTGCCGCCGAGTTGAATGCGCTCGAACCCGCGTTGCAGCGCTTCGCGTCAGGCGGTTTCGCGCCGTTCCGTCAGCGCTGGAATGCGTGCCACGGTTACGCGGGGCGCGAAGTCGTGCTGATCGAACAGGGCGTCGAAGTTTCGCGCGGCATTGCGGCGGGCGTCGACGAAAGCGGCCAGTTGCTACTCGATACCGCCTCCGGCCGCGAGGCCATCTCCACCGGCGACGTGTCGCTACGTCTCGCCGACGGCCACGCATGA
- a CDS encoding ABC transporter permease encodes MNHDTPPGLEVAAGSQGKVVRLSGQWTALALARDKARRGGAVLKLGALASEKVSQWDLSHVARMDHVGGQALWRVWGRRMPAELVALNDTQREIFERIALLDAARDNPEPVLRIDPFTRLGLTIFSFFEHLYGGIAMFGRVVIDLLLVARNPKVTPWTEISANVYNAGARAMPITALVGFLIGIVLSYLSAQQLRQFGANQFIVNLLGLAIIRELGPVLAAILVAGRSGSAITAQIGVMRVTEELDAMRVMGIPHGLRLILPRVLALAIAMPLLVMWTNIIALTGGAVAAKIVLGIDMSFFARALPGVVPIANLWLGLGKGMAFGVLIAIVGCHFGFRIKANSQSLGEGTTASVVTSITVVILADAVFAILFQRVGI; translated from the coding sequence TTGAACCACGATACTCCGCCCGGCCTCGAAGTCGCGGCTGGCAGCCAGGGAAAGGTCGTCCGTCTATCCGGTCAGTGGACGGCGCTCGCGCTCGCGCGTGACAAGGCGCGTCGCGGCGGTGCGGTGCTCAAGCTGGGCGCGCTCGCCAGCGAGAAGGTCAGCCAGTGGGACCTGTCGCACGTGGCCCGGATGGATCACGTCGGCGGCCAGGCGCTATGGCGCGTCTGGGGCCGCCGGATGCCGGCCGAGCTGGTCGCGCTCAACGACACGCAGCGCGAGATCTTCGAGCGCATCGCGCTGCTCGACGCGGCGCGCGACAACCCGGAGCCGGTGCTGCGCATCGATCCGTTCACGCGCCTCGGCCTGACGATCTTCTCCTTCTTCGAGCACCTGTACGGCGGCATCGCGATGTTCGGCCGCGTCGTGATCGATCTGCTCCTGGTGGCGCGCAACCCGAAAGTCACCCCGTGGACCGAGATCTCGGCGAACGTCTACAACGCGGGCGCCCGGGCCATGCCGATCACCGCGCTGGTCGGCTTCCTGATCGGCATCGTGCTGAGCTACCTGTCGGCGCAGCAGCTGCGGCAGTTCGGCGCGAACCAGTTCATCGTCAACCTGCTGGGGCTCGCGATCATCCGCGAGCTCGGGCCGGTGCTCGCGGCGATCCTGGTGGCGGGGCGCTCGGGCTCGGCGATCACCGCGCAGATCGGCGTGATGCGCGTCACCGAGGAGCTCGACGCGATGCGCGTGATGGGCATCCCGCACGGTCTGCGGCTGATCCTGCCGCGCGTGCTGGCGCTGGCGATTGCGATGCCGCTGCTCGTGATGTGGACCAACATCATCGCGCTGACGGGCGGCGCGGTGGCCGCGAAGATCGTGCTGGGCATCGACATGTCGTTTTTCGCGCGGGCGCTGCCGGGCGTGGTGCCGATCGCGAACCTGTGGCTCGGGCTCGGCAAGGGCATGGCGTTCGGCGTGCTGATCGCGATCGTCGGCTGTCACTTCGGGTTTCGCATCAAGGCCAATTCGCAGAGCCTGGGTGAAGGCACGACGGCGTCGGTGGTGACGTCGATCACGGTCGTGATTCTCGCGGACGCGGTGTTCGCGATTCTCTTCCAGCGCGTGGGGATCTGA
- a CDS encoding ATP-binding cassette domain-containing protein, whose amino-acid sequence MTAPLAPAVRGHPMPEIAEPVIEVRELTKRYGRTIIHQHLNFEVRRGEIVSVVGGSGSGKTTLVRQILGLERQSAGTIKLFGEDTSTMSPENARLLRSRSGMLFQRGALFSSLSVFDNVAQPLRELGKVPEDLLRDIVMLKLEMVGLPCRHASKMPAALSGGMVKRVGIARAIALEPELLFLDEPTAGLDPQASDEFVELISTLHRALGLTVVMVTHDLDTMIALSTRVAVLAERKVLVAAPVEEVAGVDDPFIREYFLGLRGRRALQALPPERRAKLPPAALEPASADVPL is encoded by the coding sequence ATGACAGCGCCGCTCGCCCCGGCCGTGCGCGGCCATCCGATGCCCGAGATCGCCGAGCCGGTGATCGAGGTGCGCGAGCTCACCAAGCGCTATGGACGCACGATCATCCATCAGCACCTGAACTTCGAGGTGCGGCGCGGGGAGATCGTGTCGGTTGTGGGCGGCTCGGGTTCGGGCAAGACGACGCTGGTGCGGCAGATTCTCGGGCTCGAGCGTCAGAGCGCGGGCACCATCAAGCTGTTCGGCGAGGATACGTCGACGATGTCGCCGGAGAACGCGCGCCTGCTGCGCAGCCGTTCGGGGATGCTGTTTCAGCGTGGCGCGCTGTTCTCGTCGCTGTCGGTGTTCGACAACGTCGCGCAGCCGCTCCGCGAACTGGGCAAGGTGCCGGAGGACCTGCTGCGCGACATCGTGATGCTGAAGCTGGAAATGGTGGGGCTGCCGTGCAGGCATGCGTCGAAGATGCCGGCGGCGCTGTCGGGTGGGATGGTCAAGCGGGTGGGCATTGCGCGGGCGATTGCGCTGGAGCCGGAGCTGCTGTTTCTCGACGAACCGACGGCGGGGCTCGATCCGCAGGCGTCGGACGAGTTCGTCGAGCTGATCAGCACGCTGCACCGGGCGCTGGGGCTCACGGTCGTGATGGTGACGCACGACCTGGATACGATGATCGCGCTGTCCACGCGGGTGGCGGTGCTGGCCGAGCGCAAGGTGCTGGTGGCCGCCCCGGTCGAGGAAGTGGCGGGTGTGGATGATCCGTTCATCCGCGAGTATTTCCTCGGCCTGCGTGGCCGCCGCGCCTTGCAGGCGCTGCCGCCGGAGCGCCGCGCGAAGCTGCCGCCGGCGGCGCTCGAACCGGCATCGGCCGACGTGCCGCTGTGA
- a CDS encoding MlaD family protein, which produces MENKSHAFWAGLFTVLLALAIGIGAFLLNVDRSVREPYDLIARTSVTGLSPDAAVRFRGLGVGRVQSIKFDPDHPGQIVIRIMVDQRAPITHSTFGSLSFQGVTGIAFIQLDDTGKDPTPLPSSAKQVAQLPMRPGLFDQLQLRGDILLHKLEKVADDVDDMLSPEMRAQLQATVASMQHAADGVATLSQQMAPVAGKLPATLHELDQTLASTNQLITSLNRPDGPFEMNLNKVGTAAQQSGAALTSIQSTVQELSARVGYDTLPRVNSLSDDVRSAARSIDRAADTFSTNPRGVLFGATPAAPGPREPGFSWPADRTAQ; this is translated from the coding sequence ATGGAAAACAAATCACATGCGTTCTGGGCCGGGCTCTTCACAGTCTTGCTGGCGCTGGCGATCGGCATAGGGGCGTTCCTGCTCAACGTCGACCGGTCGGTGCGCGAACCGTACGACCTGATTGCGCGGACCAGTGTGACCGGGCTTTCCCCAGATGCCGCCGTGCGCTTTCGCGGGCTGGGTGTCGGCAGGGTGCAGTCGATCAAGTTCGATCCGGATCATCCGGGCCAGATCGTGATCCGGATCATGGTCGACCAGCGCGCGCCGATCACGCATTCGACCTTCGGTAGTCTCAGCTTCCAGGGGGTCACCGGGATCGCGTTCATCCAGCTCGACGACACGGGCAAGGATCCGACGCCGCTACCGTCATCGGCGAAGCAGGTCGCGCAGTTGCCGATGCGTCCGGGCCTGTTCGACCAGTTGCAGCTGCGCGGCGATATCCTGCTGCACAAGCTGGAAAAAGTGGCAGACGACGTCGACGACATGCTGTCGCCCGAGATGCGAGCTCAGTTGCAGGCGACGGTCGCGAGCATGCAGCATGCCGCCGATGGCGTCGCCACGCTTTCGCAGCAGATGGCGCCGGTCGCCGGCAAACTGCCGGCCACGTTGCACGAACTGGATCAGACGCTCGCGTCGACGAACCAGTTGATCACCAGCCTGAACCGGCCCGACGGTCCGTTCGAAATGAACCTGAACAAGGTGGGCACGGCCGCGCAGCAGTCGGGTGCGGCCCTGACGTCGATCCAATCGACAGTGCAGGAACTGTCGGCGCGTGTAGGTTACGACACGCTGCCGCGCGTCAATTCGCTTTCCGACGACGTGCGCAGCGCCGCGCGCTCGATCGATCGTGCCGCCGATACGTTCAGCACCAATCCGCGTGGCGTGCTGTTCGGCGCTACGCCTGCCGCCCCGGGACCGCGCGAGCCAGGTTTCTCCTGGCCCGCGGACCGTACAGCACAATGA